A region of the Stieleria neptunia genome:
TCCGCTGCCGCACCCGCTGCTGTAACTCGTCTTCCGTCTTGAGGTACAGATAGATCGCCCCGTGCAGCGCGAACAATGACACGGTGAGCGCGCCGACGAGCAACGGATACCAGTACAACTGGTCCAGCAATCCGCCCTCGTACCGGAACATCGGGCCGACTTGCATGCCGGCCATCACGTTCCCACCGGCGATTCCCAGCAGCGCCGCCGCGGTGATCGAGGAGAGAAAAAATCCCGCGTCCCAAAATCGTCGCCAAGCCGGCGAGTGCACCTTGGAACGGAATTCCAAACTGACCGCGCGGCCGATCAAACACGTCAACAACAAATGAAACGCGGCGTAAAAACTGCTGAACACGGTGGCGTAGGCGTTGGGGAACGCGGCGAACAATGCCCCGCCAAACGTCACCAACCAGACTTCATTGCCGTCCCACAGCGGTCCGATGGAGTTCATCACCAATCGCCGCTCGCGATCGTCCTTGGCGATAAACGGATGCAGAATCCCAACCCCCAGATCGAACCCGTCCAGGATCGCGTACCCGGTCAGCAAGACGCCGAGTAGGAAAAACCAGACCAAGGTGATTGTGTCGTAGCTCATCAGCCATCCTCATCCATCAGTCCGCCGCCACGACCTGTGCCACCGTGGCTGATTTGATCCGACAGTTTCGACGCGCCGCGAGTCCGTTTATGCGATTCAAGTTCCTCCATGCTCTCCGGACCGTGTTGGATCTTGTGGTTGAGCACAAAGATCCAGACCGCGAACAACAGCGAATAAATGACGGCGAACAACACGATCGAACTGAGCACTTGCTCGGCCGTCACCGATTCGCTCAGCCCGTCCTTGGTTCTTAATCCCATCATCGCGACACCGTTCTGAACGGACGGATGCACGATCCACGGCTGCCGTCCGACTTCGGCGGTGATCCAACCGGCTTGGTTGGCCGTCATCGCCGCCAGCGGCATCAGCACGATCGACCACATCAACCAGCGATGGTTTTGATAGGTTCGTTTGTACCAAAACCAACACGCCAGCGCCGCGAGCACGATCATCATCGTGCCCAGACCGACCATCAAGTGGAACATCTGA
Encoded here:
- the cydB gene encoding cytochrome d ubiquinol oxidase subunit II gives rise to the protein MSYDTITLVWFFLLGVLLTGYAILDGFDLGVGILHPFIAKDDRERRLVMNSIGPLWDGNEVWLVTFGGALFAAFPNAYATVFSSFYAAFHLLLTCLIGRAVSLEFRSKVHSPAWRRFWDAGFFLSSITAAALLGIAGGNVMAGMQVGPMFRYEGGLLDQLYWYPLLVGALTVSLFALHGAIYLYLKTEDELQQRVRQRILPLFYCFAALYGVVTFATWLHVPHATETLTRHPWLWIVPVLNALAVLNIPRAMHLGKPGYAFFTSSMIIAALASLFSVAIFPNFMLSTIDPAYSVTLENARSSHQTLITMLWIAMIGMPCVASYTITIYWIFRGKVQLDSNSY